Genomic window (Homalodisca vitripennis isolate AUS2020 unplaced genomic scaffold, UT_GWSS_2.1 ScUCBcl_8961;HRSCAF=17286, whole genome shotgun sequence):
ACAACCGCGCACAGATCCCCCCCCACACCCTTTCCCCCCTACACCCACCCTATCCCAACACCCATCAACCCCCACAGCCACCCACCGCCCCCCTTCACCCCAAACCGCTCCTCCACAAACACCACCCTCCTCCCCCCAAAAAATACACATACCCACCACACACACCAACCTCAAGCGCTTCCCCACCTCCCCCACCCACCACAACAACAACCAACGTATCATCAGGCGGATTggacccccaaaaaaaaacaagaaacctACAACACTACGCAACTCCACTATAACACACACCACTACCAACCACCTCACGCCCCTGTCCGCCCCCACTCTTTACCCCAACACAATACCTGCCACACGCTCCCCCAAACCATCGACCCCCAAAAACAACCCCCCCCATACACCACCAAAACAACTATAAGAAACACAATAACCCAAAAACACCAATACCCCCCCCCAAACACAACCACAACAAAACCAACCGAGACCTACCCCCATACAAAAACCCCAGATACACAAACCCTGACTCCCCCCCACTCCTCTCAATAACCCACCAAacataaccccaaaaattaatacagaaaagACGACCCACTAACATCACCATAGACCgtatacaacaaaattacacaaaacaaagatatcaaAAATAATTGAGAGAGAACTTAAGCCAAAgcaaaatatcaacatttttaataatgcattcctgaggacatagttccgttaagcgaattgTAACACCCAATTTCGTTAATCGATTTTTCTATATGATTAATATCTGTTATTTTGGAGAAATCAGGAAGTTATTTGATGGAATATTTCGTTAATGTCTCTGTCAACAACAAACATTAATCTAGTAATCTATCATTCTCCCAATATGCTCTTTGTTCCAAAGGTTGTaatataaacaagttattagaatataatttgaatattgtgtgttgtttttaagcaagacgatcactatttgAGTACAGGGATTTTACATAACAATTATGATGGGATCTGATATTGACTTATGGGAGTTTTAACAcaactttaatgaattatgtgaataaaatttggaaagaaggaCCTAtcggattttttaactattaatctaactgtattatgaagcctaaaaatggttaaatatctctgaatacaattttctaatattaaaatgctgctcagtggtctgacaaatcttacttgataaaataatatcgttacaattatttttacattatctttactttttattttacattatgaaaaacaaactgaaaaaaacggtaaatattttcacgttttacgttccacagATTTTCACGATTCAATCGTTCCTGcgtttcatcgtttttttttccGTTCCAACCGCTTCACGTTTTTAGTACGTTCCaacgtttcacgtttttacgtctCCACGTTTCACAGTGTCTTCAAAATTTGTCCTA
Coding sequences:
- the LOC124374540 gene encoding extensin-like; the encoded protein is TSNTPQSSPSPNPTPPNPPPLIRPPPQLNLLNAPQPRTDPPPHPFPPTPTLSQHPSTPTATHRPPSPQTAPPQTPPSSPQKIHIPTTHTNLKRFPTSPTHHNNNQRIIRRIGPPKKNKKPTTLRNSTITHTTTNHLTPLSAPTLYPNTIPATRSPKPSTPKNNPPHTPPKQL